Proteins encoded in a region of the Candidatus Methylomirabilota bacterium genome:
- a CDS encoding SDR family NAD(P)-dependent oxidoreductase: MGSLDGKVALVTGAGRLRGIGRASALALAGLGADVVVTGTGRDPATYPEDEKKIGWRDVESTAEQIRGAGRRALTFVGDVSRADTIQRLVQSTVDAFGRIDILVNNAAYPRGNDRVPLPDLDETIWRKVLDIKLTGAFLACKQIVPLMVKQKWGRIVNISSIAGKRGSPHTAAYNAANFGIQGLTQSLAQEIARHGITVNAVCPGTIATARMDVLGRGEGWHKHLERIPVGRAATDEEVAGLVAFLCSPAGAFINGQSINICGGVVMW, encoded by the coding sequence ATGGGCTCACTCGACGGCAAGGTGGCGCTGGTGACGGGCGCGGGACGGCTACGGGGGATCGGGCGGGCGAGCGCGCTCGCCCTCGCCGGGCTGGGCGCCGATGTGGTGGTGACGGGTACCGGCCGCGATCCCGCCACGTACCCCGAGGACGAGAAGAAGATCGGCTGGCGCGACGTCGAGAGCACCGCGGAGCAAATCCGCGGGGCGGGCCGCCGCGCGCTCACCTTCGTGGGCGACGTGAGCCGGGCTGACACCATCCAGCGACTGGTCCAGTCGACGGTCGATGCGTTCGGGCGCATCGACATCCTCGTGAACAACGCCGCCTATCCGCGCGGGAACGACCGCGTGCCGCTCCCGGACCTCGATGAGACGATCTGGCGAAAAGTCCTCGACATCAAGCTTACCGGCGCCTTCCTCGCGTGCAAGCAGATCGTGCCCCTGATGGTGAAGCAGAAGTGGGGGCGCATCGTGAACATCTCCTCCATCGCGGGCAAGCGGGGGAGCCCCCACACCGCCGCCTACAACGCGGCCAATTTCGGAATCCAGGGCCTCACCCAGTCGCTCGCCCAGGAGATCGCCCGCCACGGCATCACGGTGAACGCGGTGTGCCCTGGCACCATCGCCACCGCGCGCATGGACGTGCTGGGCCGGGGCGAGGGCTGGCACAAGCACCTCGAGCGGATCCCGGTAGGGCGTGCCGCCACCGACGAAGAAGTCGCGGGGCTCGTGGCCTTCCTCTGCTCGCCCGCCGGCGCGTTCATCAACGGCCAGTCCATCAACATCTGCGGCGGCGTGGTCATGTGGTGA